GCAATTGATTGTTGCTTAAGTGCAACACTTGTAGAGATAGTGAAGAATTTATGAGGGAATTTGGAACCTCACTTGCCAATGAGTTGTTTGCCAAGTTAAGATACTGTAGGCTTGTCAAATTGTTCCAGCAATTCGGGATTGCCCCTTCAAAGTGATTGTTGGAGAGTTCCAATAACACAAGGTATTTGAAATTGCAAAGAGAGTTTGGAATACTACCAATCAGGTTGTTTGAAGATAAAGAGAGGGAAGTAAGCTGAGGACTTATTCCTCCAAAGTTTCCAAGATCAGAGGGAATGTTTCCTGAAAGTAAGTTACTGCTCAAGTTCAGTGCATCAAGGTTAGGAGGAAAATAAGGAACAGATCCCTCAAAACGATTAGAGCCAAGGAATATGCTAACACCATCTAGTTTGGCTTGGAATTTAAAGCTATGAGGAAGTCTTCCATTGATCTCATTGTTGCTGAGATCTAAGTATAATATACTGTACGTGATGTTCCAAAACCAATCAGGTATTGAATCCTTGATTCCAGCATTAGATATATCCACAACGTCAAGATTCACTTGGTTAGCCAACCAAACTGGAAATTTTGGTCCAATATTACAATAAGATAAGAATAAGCCGTTAGGCTGAAACCCTGGAATCCGATCAGTGCTTATATTAAGGACCAAATTGGTATGATCAAGGGTAAGGTTCTTGAGACTTGTGAGATTAGCCAAATGAGCTTCGGTGATAACAGAGTTGTAGTAGTTAAAGTTGTAACCAAGATCCAATCTCAGCAAATTTGAAAGTTGCGGGAGGCTTTCGGGGATGGGGCCATTTAAATCATTGCCGCTAAGATCCAAATATTCCAGTCCTGAGAGTCTTCCAAAAGATTCAGGGATGGAGCCATTTAGTGCATTATCATAAAGATGCAATTCTTGTAGCTTTGACAAGCTGCCAATAGATGCAGGAATGGAGCCATTTAGTGCATTATCATAAAGATGCAATTCTTGTAGCTTTGACAATCTGCCAATAGATGCAGGAATGGAGCTGTTGAAGGAATTAGAAGAAAGATCGAGATAGTTGAGATTTGTGAATTCACCCAACCAATCTGGCAAAGGACCTTGTAGTGAGCTATCTTGAAATGAAAGTCCAGTCAAATTTTGCCTTATGCATCTAGAGAATGTGTCTCTGAAATCCTCCTCCAAGCTCTTCCCTACAAAAGTGCCATCCAATTGAAGCAGCTGGAGATTGCAGAGGTCGCCAAATTCTCTCGGCATATCACCAGAAATTCCTCTATTGCCAGACAAGAAGAGAAATTGAAGAGAAGCTGCGTTTCCAATGGAGGAAGGAACACAGCTGTTGAAGGAATTAAAGGAAAGATCGAGAAAGGTGAGATTTGTGAATTCACCCAACCAATATGGCAAAGGACCTTGTAGCGAGCTATCATGAAATGAAAGTACATTCAAATTTCACCTAATGCATCCAGAGAATGCGTCTCTGAAATCCTCCTCCAAGCTCTTCCCTACAAAAGTGCCACCCAAGAGGAGCCGCTGGAGATTGCAGAGGTCGCCAAATCCACTCGGCATATCACCAGAAATTCCTCCATTGCCGGCCAAGGACAGAAATTGAAGAGAAGTTGCATTTCCAACGGATGAAGGGATGGCGCCAGTAAAACCAGTGTAGTACATGTAGAGCTCACGTAGGTTGGGTATTCTGAAGAGCCATTCTGGGATGCTAGTGTTGTCAAACATGTTCAGTCCGATATCCATGAAGGTGAGGGAGGTGAAGTTGAGATGTGGAAGAGATTCAGGGATGCTGTTCATTCTGCATGCAAACAGAGAAACATTTTTCAAATGACGAAGCTTGTTGAGTGATTGCATGATGTTTTCCACACCAGAAAAGTTGACATGATCCATAAAGAAATATCGGATAGAAGATAGACCAGATAGCCACTCAGCATCATCAAccttattataataatttgctAGGTTGAGGTAACGCAGCCTGGTGAGATTACCAAGCTCATGAGGTATGATGCCAGTGAAGCTTGAGTAGCTAAGGTCAAGATGAACCAGGTGCTCCAAAGAACCTAAAAACTTTGGAATGGAGATATTAAAGAAGCAATTGTTGCTGAGATCAAGGTATTTGAGGTGTTGGTGGCCAATAAGAGATTCACTGATGTTGCCACTCAGGCTCAACTGATCATCACACCAACCATTATGAAgatcataatcataatcatgATAGTGTCGTGGTTGTTTGCGTTGGAGGTTGAGGCGAAGGATATGGCCAGAAATGTTGTCGCAGCGCACGCCAGCCCAGTGGCAGCAGTCGTCATCATTTTGATCACCCCAAGATGAGATGGGATGAGCCTTGTGATGTATGATTTGGGCTTTGAATGCGAGCAGGGCGTCTCGTTCAGCCTTGATGCAGCCTTTGGTAGTAGAATCACTAGCAGtactagtactagtactagtaCCAGTGATGAAGGGcatcatcaaaacaaaacataataataataataaaaatattaatattgataCTTCTTGTTGTGTGGAAGGGAATCTTAAAAATGGTGGTGTATCTTTGTAATTAGCAGCAGATGCCATTATTAAATCTCGGATCTCTTCTGCTCAACCACTATCCATATATATAGAGACACACACCCTCACACATAAGGCTGagaaaattcatataatttaacttttttttattaaatattaaaaaaattcttctagAAAGAGAGACCgcaaactaaataataattgaagttAATATGTGTGAGAAAGGTAAGCTATGgaatgtttttaaaatgttttttgtaataataattattattataataataataataataattattattattattattatttaattcttAGTTTAGCCTTGTCGTTGAGATTAATTATGGTTTGGATAATGCTAATACTTCAAACTAGTtaagtattaaataaaaacttaatcataATAAGTCAAAATCTAATTAAACTTaaattattcaataatatatatatatatatttaataaattcatggtttatatacttaattatatatatatataaactttcaCATCATAAATTAATCATGGAACTTTGATGACTACATATCAAAGTCAAGCTAAGCTGGCTAAAATTGACATTGATGGTCAACTGAATACATGAACTAGTTAAAGCCAAACCTGCATTAGCTTAACTCTTTATTAAGCTTTTAACTGGCCTAATTAGGGGCTTGTTTGGATGAGTTTTTgaaaaacccagaagtgcttttttataagttaagcacttctgggttcaaAAAGTTATTTCAGACGTTTCGCTAGCGTTCGTAAAAAgttgaaaaacaattttttttcggAAGGTAGTCGTGAGCAGCTTCGAAAAACTGcttttttaaactttatttttacgACTCGCTTACGTAAAaactaatacaaacacaaaatataaaaagtcaTGAAACTTTTACTCCTGAAAAGCACTTTTTCCGTAAGACTTCTACTAAATTAAAAAGTGTTTTTTGAGTGTTCAACCCAAATGCTACATACTGCTTTTGTactatcaaaataatttaaaataaattgaataaacattactttttgaagaaaaaaaaaaaagcaacaaacGAACGACAAACACACAACTCAAAAGATTTTATCtgataattataaaatcatatgaATAAGTGGGAAGTGTATTgataaacaacaataataataatacaattaaaattttcactaCTAGGACCTCTAAAAGTTTATcccaaaactttaaaaaaataataataactatgtaTGAGATTTTAGTAAAAAACAACCAATTAATGGCCAATAAGGATTTACAAAAATAGTTGGATTTTAAAAAAGAGGAATTATATAGtcaaacaaaaatctaaaaaataaaaaataaaaattcaaaaaactagaacgttgttaaaaaaataaatggcagAGGCATACATGGTCATTTACCACACAAacagtttttttatgaataaatttttttaattaataaggcATCATTTTTTAAGCTTCTAGTACGCACTCTTGTTTTTCCAACATTTAATATCTTCATATGCTCGGTTGTCCTTGGTCTTTggacaaatttcaaattttaaggtaaattgttatttaaaaaaataaattattaatttcttaaaaaattgaaaaatataaaacatacaaaaaaataacaacaaaaccaaaaatcatactaatgaataatttttttacgaataattttcccttattattaagGCATAATTTTCAAAGCATTTAATTCTATCAAATTTTCCAACTTTTAATATTTCCATTTTTAAGATGGTCCTTATCGTTTAGAAAAATATGTAAGTTCTAAATATATAAAGTCTAAAATATAATGAGGCcaattcaataaattatattcatataataaatattttaataagtcTATTAGtcaattttaattgttattatccTTGCCATTATCATTATGTTCAccattttgcattttattttcaagCGAGTTAAGATGGAgaatttatcatcatcatcattattattattattattattattattattactattattaaagtagataaattatattgtttaaggttaaaaataaataagagcataagtttttgtgtttttactcTTAACATTACAtgccaaaaaaaagaaatgatattgactaagtaaaataatattattacaaaaaataacattaatttaaaatttaaattgaattCACCATccaatacatttttttttaaagatacgtaaaccactttaattaaaagaaaaacgaAATAGAAAAGTACAACACCAACACAGAAAAGAATCACTAGATGTGGTACAACAAACATGTATGTTATTATAAAGAACTCATGTATGTTATTTAATAAAACagttaaaaattattcatcttAATATATTAGAATGTATTAGAatgtgataattaattaatagatgaAAAATATAGGCAAAAAGATGTGGATACATAACTTTCGTTTTGGTAATCAATAGATGGAACTTAATTAAGCaacaatgaagagaaaaaagcATAAAAGATTCTGTCAATATGAAAATCGCATTGAATGAACATGAAAATCGCGAAAGTTTACGTTAAGAACCTAAATtatattctaatttattataaattttaaattattttttaatatcaactTTCACATCAGAAATTAAGCACTGACAATAGGAAAAGCTTGATAGCgggtaattttcttggttgagcactaacctttggtcatatttcaatttgagcaccaacattcaaaacgtatcaaagtgagcattaacatttaatttggtttcatTGGTGAAATTATTGGGGTTTTCCAGCTAGAATTCAGTGACGTGGACGTCGGACTCTACATCATCTTCACCCTCGGAGGCTACCACATCAGTAATTTCTCCAGATGTGCACTTCTCCTCCATGTTAACTGCCACATCAGCCTCTTCATCCTCTGTTCTGATcatctttttcccctttttgcCCCCACTTGTTGATGTGGCAATGTTCACAAGTGAAGATGAGGTAGAGTCAAGTGTCCACGTGACTGAATTCTCACCAGAAAACCCCAACAACCTCACCGgtgtaaccaaattaaatgttagtactcactttgatacattttgaatgttagtgctcaaattgaaatatgactaaaggttagtgctcaaccaagaaaattacccGCTTGATAGCAACACGTCAAACTTAAGTTAAGTCAATTAAAAATGACATTGCCAATCAACTTAATACATGAAATGCCGTGTGTTTGACGCATAATCAATTGACCGACTTCCCAACAAATGCCCATTCTTTTCCAAAATTTGGAaccatttttgtaatattttcaacACCTCTTGTACTCCACTTCCTCTTGCCTTTGAAAGAGGTCTAGTCTTTCTCAATGCACAAGGGATACTAGTCTTTATGATATTTGGAATCTTTTATTAGGctattaaaagaaatatttggttggaatGTGGAACACaaatatttgattgaaaaaagaaaattcttaaTGCATCATTTTTAAAGCATCccttattttcaaatatttggtCATTCGTCTTTGTAGGAAAAAAAACTTGGAAGACTTATTAGtcaattattatgtaattaatctttttataaataattttgtataatttttaggGCGTCATTTTCAAAGCATTTAATACTATCATTTCCTcacaaatgatatatatttttattttcaagataatattataatttagaagaataaataaattaaaactaaaatattgcAAGgtcaatttaatttatattattaatgaattgtggtttattcaccttttcaaaagaataaattgtatttatataattaataaatatctcAACAAAATTCGTCAAAGTAAATCCTTATTTTTATGGTTAAGTCAGTCAaaataaattcttttctttattattaacaTTATGTGTGTACAtattacaaatttatatattattttttagcaaGCCAAGACCTAAAAGTACTATACCAAATTGACTAGGAATCCAAAATTTAActtaataaagaaattaaaccaCAAATGATATCAAATAACCATTTTTATTGTTCAAGTAGATAAATCATATTTCTTAGATGAAAAGGAGCATAAGTGtatctttcttctctttcttttctttcttctcttttctttctttgtcttgttctttctatttttttttattttttttattttattttttagggtTATTTTACATGTTACTTGTGCTATATGATCAGCTAccttattttcaaaaataaataaatatgtttacaaatttttttatgtaattttggttattttaaaaaaattccgcttattatttaattcacaataatcctaaatcctaaattCTAAAACCTATTATCTTTAAACTCTAAACATTAAAGTTCATAAATCCTATCCGACATA
The DNA window shown above is from Dioscorea cayenensis subsp. rotundata cultivar TDr96_F1 chromosome 12, TDr96_F1_v2_PseudoChromosome.rev07_lg8_w22 25.fasta, whole genome shotgun sequence and carries:
- the LOC120273302 gene encoding receptor-like protein EIX2, which codes for MPFITGTSTSTSTASDSTTKGCIKAERDALLAFKAQIIHHKAHPISSWGDQNDDDCCHWAGVRCDNISGHILRLNLQRKQPRHYHDYDYDLHNGWCDDQLSLSGNISESLIGHQHLKYLDLSNNCFFNISIPKFLGSLEHLVHLDLSYSSFTGIIPHELGNLTRLRYLNLANYYNKVDDAEWLSGLSSIRYFFMDHVNFSGVENIMQSLNKLRHLKNVSLFACRMNSIPESLPHLNFTSLTFMDIGLNMFDNTSIPEWLFRIPNLRELYMYYTGFTGAIPSSVGNATSLQFLSLAGNGGISGDMPSGFGDLCNLQRLLLGGTFVGKSLEEDFRDAFSGCISCVPSSIGNAASLQFLFLSGNRGISGDMPREFGDLCNLQLLQLDGTFVGKSLEEDFRDTFSRCIRQNLTGLSFQDSSLQGPLPDWLGEFTNLNYLDLSSNSFNSSIPASIGRLSKLQELHLYDNALNGSIPASIGSLSKLQELHLYDNALNGSIPESFGRLSGLEYLDLSGNDLNGPIPESLPQLSNLLRLDLGYNFNYYNSVITEAHLANLTSLKNLTLDHTNLVLNISTDRIPGFQPNGLFLSYCNIGPKFPVWLANQVNLDVVDISNAGIKDSIPDWFWNITYSILYLDLSNNEINGRLPHSFKFQAKLDGVSIFLGSNRFEGSVPYFPPNLDALNLSSNLLSGNIPSDLGNFGGISPQLTSLSLSSNNLIGSIPNSLCNFKYLVLLELSNNHFEGAIPNCWNNLTSLQYLNLANNSLASEVPNSLINSSLSLQVLHLSNNQLHGEFPSFLKKCTSMTTLIFDNNNFSGEIPNWVGETMTSLMILTLKENNFSGNLPLLSNLTSLHFLDLSHNSFVGSIPQSYGNLTGMINTSMNGGAGFSSNISEVLVITMTVSTKGLDLQYGVILSSFKFIDLSANKLSGQIPKEIVNLVALQNLDLSCNKLSGEIPSNIGLMQSLESLNLSRNVLIGSIPPSLSTIDFLGSLNLSHNNLSGKIPYTRHLTTFNDPSMYAGNLNLCGAPLDKNCTNDEPTSNSQANGQEDDNNDSPPIWFYLGLMPGFVVGFWIVWGILLFKKEWRYLYFKYLDHMYDMMYVKIMITVPKIKRLFFVMRSM